The following coding sequences lie in one Streptomyces venezuelae genomic window:
- a CDS encoding NAD(P)-dependent oxidoreductase has protein sequence MRITVFGAAGNAGSRVVNEALARGHEVTAVVRTPSRYPALHPDAKHRTGDAQNPAHVADLSTGQDVVVNATRPAPGHERDHPAITRSLLSGLAATPGDVRLIVIGGAGSLTVPGTAGRLAIDDPRYVPAAWRHIAEASNAQYEALRTADTRVPWTYISPSALFEPGTRTGKYRLGKDELLVAADGNSSISMEDLAAALLDEAETPTHHRTRFTIGY, from the coding sequence ATGCGCATCACCGTCTTCGGAGCAGCCGGAAACGCCGGAAGCCGCGTCGTCAACGAGGCGCTCGCCCGCGGCCACGAGGTCACCGCCGTGGTCCGCACCCCGTCCCGCTACCCCGCACTGCACCCGGACGCGAAGCACCGGACCGGCGACGCACAGAACCCGGCGCACGTGGCGGACCTGAGTACCGGCCAGGACGTCGTCGTCAACGCCACGAGACCCGCCCCCGGCCACGAGCGCGACCACCCGGCGATCACGCGCTCACTCCTGTCCGGCCTCGCCGCCACCCCCGGCGACGTACGCCTCATCGTCATCGGCGGCGCCGGCAGCCTGACGGTCCCCGGCACGGCGGGCCGCCTCGCCATCGACGATCCGCGGTACGTCCCCGCGGCCTGGCGCCACATCGCCGAGGCGTCCAACGCCCAGTACGAGGCGCTGCGCACGGCCGACACGCGAGTGCCCTGGACGTACATCAGCCCCTCGGCCCTCTTCGAACCGGGCACGCGCACGGGCAAGTACCGCCTCGGCAAGGACGAACTCCTCGTGGCCGCGGACGGCAACTCGTCCATCTCCATGGAGGACCTGGCGGCGGCACTCCTGGACGAAGCGGAAACCCCCACCCACCACCGCACCCGCTTCACGATCGGCTACTGA
- a CDS encoding LysR family transcriptional regulator codes for MTPEPRVVAPQRRDARRDVDPRLLRGFVAVAEELHFTRAAARLYVAQQALSRDVRRLERELGAELFSRTTRQVTLTADGERLLPYARRALEAQDDLVAAATGAARPLLVDLNSPGLAFGRILERARALVPECELMARFESGLAGSAAEIVAGRLDASFGRYAGLDPALRAGLDHQPVRYEPMAVLLPAGHPLAELDEVPLDALAGETVYAGAGNPRTTEWTDLARLLFEGRGDEGCGIEIAPPAPLAVGPEEFERVMAKNRNPVLAVVDFPAMPGAELRPLVDPVPLSPVSLVWRKGLVHPGISALREAAASLAAEEGWLERPADGWLPATDSLIMMSLN; via the coding sequence ATGACCCCGGAACCGCGAGTCGTCGCCCCACAACGCCGTGATGCACGCCGTGACGTGGACCCCAGGCTGCTGCGCGGCTTCGTCGCCGTGGCGGAGGAGCTGCACTTCACCCGGGCGGCCGCGAGGCTGTACGTCGCGCAACAGGCCCTGAGCCGCGATGTGCGGCGCCTGGAACGGGAGTTGGGGGCCGAGCTCTTCTCGCGCACCACGCGGCAGGTCACGCTGACCGCCGACGGCGAGCGGCTGCTGCCGTACGCGCGGCGCGCCCTGGAGGCCCAGGACGACCTGGTCGCCGCCGCCACGGGCGCGGCACGTCCGCTCCTCGTCGATCTGAACAGCCCCGGCCTTGCCTTCGGCCGGATCCTGGAGCGGGCCCGCGCGCTGGTCCCCGAGTGCGAGCTGATGGCCCGCTTCGAGAGCGGTCTCGCCGGTTCCGCCGCCGAGATCGTCGCCGGGCGGCTCGACGCGTCCTTCGGGCGGTACGCGGGGCTCGACCCGGCGCTGCGGGCCGGGCTCGACCACCAGCCCGTGCGGTACGAGCCGATGGCGGTGCTGCTGCCCGCCGGTCACCCGTTGGCGGAGCTCGACGAGGTGCCGCTCGACGCGCTCGCGGGGGAGACCGTGTACGCGGGCGCGGGCAATCCGAGGACGACGGAGTGGACCGACCTCGCGCGGCTGCTGTTCGAGGGGCGGGGCGACGAGGGATGTGGCATTGAAATCGCGCCACCCGCGCCTCTCGCCGTCGGGCCCGAGGAATTCGAACGAGTCATGGCGAAGAATCGAAATCCGGTCCTGGCCGTAGTGGACTTTCCGGCTATGCCCGGGGCCGAGCTGCGACCGCTCGTCGACCCCGTGCCGCTGTCCCCCGTGTCACTGGTGTGGAGAAAAGGTCTGGTTCACCCGGGTATCTCCGCCTTGCGGGAGGCTGCGGCGTCCCTCGCCGCCGAGGAAGGGTGGCTGGAGAGACCGGCCGATGGATGGCTTCCCGCCACAGATTCACTCATCATGATGAGCCTGAACTGA
- a CDS encoding glycosyltransferase, with amino-acid sequence MNARTTRGRSRGKRRAKPPASAWRRRLPMRYLLPSLLLVALLAMLMLRGYVHSEILADHRVRPTAPTDHVPRKILEGGPVIDTRHGRETTLSVPDHRLVLTFDDGPDPEWTPKVLDVLKEHDAHGVFFVTGTMASRHPDLVRRMVDEGHEVGLHTFNHPDLSYQSERRIDWELTQNQLALAGAAGIRTSLFRPPYSSFADAMDDKSYPVTKAIGSRGYLTVVNNTDSEDWKRPGVDEIIRRATPQGGKGAIVLMHDSGGDRSQTVAALDRFLPDLQKQGYEFGNLTEALNAPSAHTEVTGVELWKGKAWVFLVGASEQVTDGLVVALAVIGVLVFTRFGLMLLLSAVHARGVRRRDFRWGPQITEPVSVLVPAYNEAQCIEATVRSLTASDHPIEIIVIDDGSSDGTARIVEGLRLPNVRVVRQQNAGKPAALNRGIANARFDIIVMMDGDTVFEASTVRELVQPFGDPRVGAVAGNAKVGNRDSLIGAWQHIEYVMGFNLDRRMYDMLRCMPTIPGAVGAFRRSALERVGGMSDDTLAEDTDITMALHRDGWRVVYAEKARAWTEAPESVQQLWSQRYRWSYGTMQAIWKHRRAVVEAGPSGRFGRIGLPLVSLFMVLAPLLAPLIDVFLLYGLVFGPTRKTVVAWLGVLAVQAVCAAYAFRLDRERMTHLISLPLQQILYRQLMYVVLLQSWITALTGGRLRWQKLRRTGVLEAPGTIPRQRTGSHDRSPVA; translated from the coding sequence ATGAACGCCCGCACCACCCGGGGCCGCTCGCGCGGCAAGCGCCGGGCCAAGCCGCCCGCCAGTGCCTGGCGCCGCCGCCTGCCCATGCGTTACCTGCTGCCCTCACTGCTGCTCGTCGCGCTGCTCGCGATGCTGATGCTGCGCGGGTACGTGCACAGCGAGATACTCGCCGACCACCGCGTCAGACCCACCGCCCCCACCGACCACGTGCCGCGGAAGATCCTTGAGGGCGGCCCGGTCATCGACACCCGGCACGGGCGCGAGACCACGCTGAGCGTCCCCGACCACCGGCTCGTGCTCACCTTCGACGACGGCCCCGACCCGGAGTGGACCCCCAAGGTCCTCGACGTACTGAAGGAACACGACGCGCACGGCGTCTTCTTCGTCACCGGCACCATGGCCTCGCGCCATCCGGACCTGGTGCGGCGCATGGTCGACGAGGGCCATGAGGTCGGCCTGCACACGTTCAACCACCCTGACCTCTCCTACCAGTCCGAGCGCCGCATCGACTGGGAGCTCACGCAGAACCAGCTCGCCCTCGCCGGGGCGGCGGGCATCCGGACCTCGCTCTTCCGCCCGCCGTACTCGTCGTTCGCCGACGCGATGGACGACAAGTCGTACCCCGTGACGAAGGCGATAGGCAGCCGCGGCTACCTCACCGTCGTCAACAACACCGACAGCGAGGACTGGAAGCGCCCCGGCGTCGACGAGATCATCCGCCGGGCGACGCCCCAGGGCGGCAAGGGCGCCATCGTCCTCATGCACGACTCCGGCGGCGACCGCTCCCAGACCGTCGCCGCGCTCGACCGCTTCCTGCCCGACCTGCAGAAGCAGGGGTATGAGTTCGGCAACCTCACCGAGGCGCTGAACGCACCCAGCGCACACACCGAGGTCACCGGCGTCGAGCTGTGGAAGGGCAAGGCCTGGGTCTTTCTGGTCGGTGCCTCCGAGCAGGTCACCGACGGTCTCGTCGTCGCCCTCGCCGTCATCGGCGTCCTCGTCTTCACCCGCTTCGGCCTGATGCTGCTGCTCTCCGCGGTGCACGCGCGCGGGGTGCGGCGACGCGACTTCCGCTGGGGCCCGCAGATCACCGAACCGGTCTCCGTCCTCGTCCCGGCGTACAACGAGGCGCAGTGCATCGAGGCGACGGTCCGTTCGTTGACGGCGAGCGACCACCCCATCGAGATCATCGTCATCGACGACGGCTCGTCGGACGGCACGGCCCGCATCGTGGAGGGCCTGCGCCTGCCGAACGTACGCGTGGTGCGGCAGCAGAACGCGGGCAAGCCCGCCGCCCTCAACCGGGGCATAGCCAACGCGCGCTTCGACATCATCGTGATGATGGACGGCGACACCGTCTTCGAGGCGTCCACCGTCCGCGAACTCGTGCAGCCCTTCGGCGACCCGCGCGTGGGCGCCGTCGCGGGCAACGCGAAGGTCGGCAACAGGGACTCGCTGATCGGCGCATGGCAGCACATCGAGTACGTGATGGGCTTCAACCTCGACCGCCGCATGTACGACATGCTGCGCTGCATGCCGACCATCCCGGGCGCGGTCGGCGCGTTCCGGCGCTCCGCCCTGGAGCGGGTCGGCGGCATGAGCGACGACACGCTCGCCGAGGACACCGACATCACCATGGCGCTGCACCGCGACGGCTGGCGCGTCGTGTACGCGGAGAAAGCGCGCGCCTGGACCGAGGCCCCGGAGTCGGTCCAGCAGCTCTGGTCGCAGCGCTACCGTTGGTCGTACGGCACGATGCAGGCGATCTGGAAGCACCGCCGCGCGGTCGTCGAGGCAGGACCCTCGGGCCGCTTCGGCCGGATCGGCCTGCCGCTCGTCTCCCTCTTCATGGTGCTGGCCCCGCTCCTGGCACCGCTCATCGACGTATTCCTCCTGTACGGCCTGGTCTTCGGCCCCACCCGGAAGACCGTCGTGGCGTGGCTCGGCGTGCTGGCGGTGCAGGCGGTCTGCGCGGCGTACGCGTTCCGCCTCGACCGCGAGCGCATGACCCACCTGATCTCGTTGCCCCTGCAGCAGATCCTCTACCGGCAGCTGATGTACGTGGTGCTGCTGCAGTCCTGGATAACCGCCCTCACCGGAGGCCGCCTGCGCTGGCAGAAGCTGCGGCGCACGGGAGTGCTGGAGGCGCCCGGGACCATTCCGCGGCAGCGGACGGGCAGCCATGATCGGAGTCCCGTCGCATGA
- the dacB gene encoding D-alanyl-D-alanine carboxypeptidase/D-alanyl-D-alanine-endopeptidase, with protein sequence MSRPVRRVNTRMRHWIWPAVLAVAAAGLSAGTPAGADSDRSGLPEAIDTILGDPRMEGGVASVVVADSASGDILYQHLPSGRLMPASNTKLLTSAAAMELLGPGHRFTTDVRTTAQRRGSELRGDLYLRGTGDPTTLAKDYDQLAAKIADSGIKRVAGRLVADDTRFDSKRIGDTWGGDDESSYYAAQISALSVAPDTDYDTGTVIVEVSPGARAGAEPRVRVTPKTDYVDIDLRATTVAQGGADTIAVERQHGKNVITVSGTVPVGGDTTKEWVTVWEPTKYAAAVFRDALAAHGVKVSGPTRAGIATPRDARRLATHDSMPLKDLMIPFMKLSNNMHAESLTKAMGHKATGRAGSWDDGIAAIGGYLKTAGVDPGKIRQVDGSGLSRKDNVAAEQYIKLLRSAKGEPWFADWYKSLPVACDPDKFDGGTLRTRMCGTPAALNVHAKTGSLTGASALSGYVKDKDGRELVFSIILNNYLASSVKALEDAIVVTLASSTADKAVPVTPRSTRAVERDGGDGAELECSWRKPARC encoded by the coding sequence ATGAGTAGACCCGTGAGACGCGTCAACACCCGCATGCGCCACTGGATCTGGCCCGCCGTGCTCGCCGTCGCGGCGGCCGGGCTCTCCGCCGGAACTCCGGCCGGCGCGGACTCCGACCGGTCGGGGCTGCCCGAAGCCATCGACACCATCCTCGGCGACCCGCGCATGGAGGGCGGCGTGGCCAGTGTCGTGGTCGCCGACTCCGCGTCCGGCGACATCCTGTACCAGCACCTCCCCAGCGGCCGCCTGATGCCCGCCTCCAACACCAAGCTGCTCACCTCCGCCGCCGCCATGGAACTCCTCGGCCCCGGCCACCGGTTCACCACCGACGTACGCACCACCGCGCAGCGGCGCGGCTCCGAGCTGCGCGGCGACCTCTACCTTCGGGGCACCGGCGACCCCACGACCCTCGCCAAGGACTACGACCAACTGGCCGCGAAGATCGCCGACTCGGGGATCAAACGGGTCGCCGGGCGGCTCGTCGCCGACGACACGCGCTTCGACAGCAAGCGCATCGGCGACACCTGGGGCGGCGACGACGAGTCCTCGTACTACGCCGCGCAGATCAGCGCGCTCAGCGTCGCACCCGACACCGACTACGACACCGGGACCGTCATCGTCGAGGTCTCGCCCGGCGCGCGGGCCGGGGCCGAGCCACGCGTGCGCGTGACGCCGAAGACCGACTACGTGGACATCGATCTGCGGGCGACCACCGTCGCGCAGGGCGGCGCCGACACCATCGCCGTGGAACGGCAGCACGGCAAGAACGTCATCACCGTCAGCGGCACCGTCCCGGTCGGCGGGGACACCACCAAGGAGTGGGTCACCGTCTGGGAACCCACCAAGTACGCGGCCGCCGTCTTCCGCGACGCCCTCGCCGCCCACGGCGTGAAGGTGAGCGGCCCGACCCGGGCCGGGATCGCCACCCCGAGGGACGCCCGCAGGCTCGCCACGCACGACTCGATGCCGCTCAAGGACCTCATGATCCCGTTCATGAAGCTGTCCAACAACATGCACGCCGAGAGCCTCACCAAGGCCATGGGCCACAAGGCGACCGGCAGGGCCGGGAGTTGGGACGACGGCATCGCCGCCATCGGCGGCTACCTGAAGACCGCGGGCGTCGACCCGGGCAAGATCCGCCAGGTCGACGGCTCCGGGCTCTCGCGCAAGGACAACGTCGCGGCCGAGCAGTACATCAAGCTGCTGCGTTCGGCGAAGGGCGAGCCGTGGTTCGCCGACTGGTACAAGTCCCTGCCGGTGGCCTGCGACCCGGACAAGTTCGACGGCGGCACGCTGCGCACCCGGATGTGCGGGACCCCCGCCGCCCTCAACGTCCACGCGAAGACCGGGTCGTTGACGGGCGCGTCCGCGCTGTCCGGCTACGTGAAGGACAAGGACGGACGCGAACTGGTCTTCAGCATCATCCTGAACAACTACCTGGCCTCCTCCGTGAAGGCGCTCGAGGACGCGATCGTGGTGACCCTCGCCTCCTCGACCGCGGACAAGGCCGTCCCGGTCACGCCGCGTTCGACACGTGCGGTGGAGCGGGACGGCGGCGACGGGGCCGAGCTCGAGTGCTCGTGGCGCAAGCCTGCGCGCTGCTGA
- a CDS encoding acyltransferase family protein, which produces MSHSSGYVPEHAPTVLAETPVDRAEKAGGRDRYLDLLRSLALVRVVVYHLFGWAWLTIAFPSMGVMFALAGSLTARSLKRPAWGVIRGRIRRLLPPMWVFSAVALALLLAGGWNVSEDPDQGGTWGVVSLLNYVFPVGAPPFPWNLGEKAGLLEDTWPAQAAGPLWYIRAYLWFVIASPLLLRAFRKMPWATLLAPLALTAVVGTGVVTIHGETGNAVSDFAVYGSCWVLGFAHHDGLPARVPRYLAVSASALIMAFGLWWASGHLGPDGWDLNDIPLAQATWSFGFVVILLQYSPSWQELPGRLAKWDKLVTLSNNRAVTIYLWHNFLIMATVPIIDQAYDLPFMENEQWSSALDTTYMLWMTLLIWPLIGLMVVAVGWVEDLAAKRRPRLWPTGPSGATGTQGPRKAGSRRRARSGRSSQ; this is translated from the coding sequence ATGAGTCACAGTTCTGGATACGTACCGGAGCACGCGCCGACGGTGTTGGCGGAGACACCAGTTGACCGGGCCGAGAAGGCCGGCGGCCGGGACCGCTACCTGGATCTGCTCCGCTCCCTCGCGCTCGTCCGCGTCGTCGTCTACCACCTCTTCGGCTGGGCGTGGCTGACGATCGCGTTCCCCTCCATGGGCGTGATGTTCGCGCTGGCGGGCTCGCTGACGGCGCGCTCGCTGAAGCGTCCCGCGTGGGGTGTGATCAGGGGCCGCATCCGTCGTCTGCTGCCGCCCATGTGGGTGTTCAGCGCGGTGGCGCTCGCCCTGCTCCTCGCGGGCGGCTGGAACGTCTCGGAGGACCCCGATCAAGGGGGCACGTGGGGCGTGGTGTCCCTGCTCAACTACGTGTTCCCGGTGGGTGCCCCGCCGTTCCCGTGGAACCTGGGCGAGAAGGCGGGCCTCCTGGAGGACACGTGGCCCGCGCAGGCGGCGGGCCCGCTCTGGTACATCCGCGCGTACCTGTGGTTCGTCATCGCCTCCCCGCTGCTGCTCCGGGCGTTCCGCAAGATGCCGTGGGCGACGCTGCTCGCACCGCTCGCGCTGACCGCGGTGGTGGGCACGGGCGTCGTCACGATCCACGGCGAGACGGGCAACGCGGTCTCGGACTTCGCGGTGTACGGCAGCTGCTGGGTCCTCGGCTTCGCGCACCACGACGGCCTGCCCGCCAGGGTCCCCCGCTACTTGGCGGTGTCGGCCTCGGCCCTCATCATGGCCTTCGGGCTGTGGTGGGCGTCGGGCCACCTGGGCCCGGACGGCTGGGACCTGAACGACATCCCGCTGGCGCAGGCGACGTGGTCGTTCGGCTTCGTGGTCATCCTGCTCCAGTACTCGCCGTCCTGGCAGGAGTTGCCGGGCAGACTGGCGAAGTGGGACAAGCTGGTCACGCTCTCCAACAACCGCGCGGTGACCATCTATCTCTGGCACAACTTCCTCATCATGGCGACGGTGCCGATCATCGACCAGGCGTACGACCTGCCGTTCATGGAGAACGAGCAGTGGAGCTCGGCGCTCGACACGACGTACATGCTGTGGATGACGCTGCTGATCTGGCCGCTGATCGGCCTGATGGTGGTCGCGGTGGGCTGGGTCGAGGACTTGGCGGCGAAACGGCGGCCGAGGCTGTGGCCGACCGGGCCGAGCGGTGCGACTGGGACGCAAGGTCCGCGCAAGGCGGGCAGCCGTCGACGGGCACGCTCGGGCCGGTCTTCACAGTGA
- a CDS encoding MarR family winged helix-turn-helix transcriptional regulator produces MTDHDDAIDELRGQWRRERPDLDLAQLDAMALVGRIKRADHLLSKGMKRVFVEYGLEFAEFDVLATLRRVGAPHELTAGGLLKTAMVTSGAITNRLDKLERKGLIERHPDPNDRRAIRVRLTDAGRDLVDRAVVDHIANEERMLAALSADERAALDGALRRLLVSLGDTHLG; encoded by the coding sequence ATGACCGATCACGACGACGCCATCGACGAACTGCGGGGTCAGTGGCGCCGCGAGCGCCCCGACCTGGACCTCGCGCAGCTGGACGCGATGGCGCTGGTCGGCCGGATCAAGCGGGCGGACCACCTGCTGAGCAAGGGGATGAAGCGGGTCTTCGTCGAGTACGGCCTCGAGTTCGCGGAGTTCGACGTCCTCGCCACGCTGCGCCGGGTCGGCGCTCCGCACGAGCTCACCGCGGGTGGGCTGTTGAAGACCGCGATGGTGACGTCCGGCGCCATCACGAACCGCCTCGACAAGCTCGAACGCAAGGGCCTCATCGAACGCCACCCGGACCCGAACGACCGCCGCGCCATCCGCGTCCGCCTCACGGACGCGGGCCGCGACCTGGTGGACCGCGCGGTGGTCGACCACATCGCGAACGAGGAGCGGATGCTGGCGGCTCTGTCGGCGGATGAGCGGGCGGCCCTCGACGGGGCGTTGCGGCGACTGCTGGTGTCGCTGGGGGACACGCACCTGGGGTGA
- a CDS encoding EamA family transporter produces the protein MGDRHVRYQDQEHQHQHTAPDADFHRGTERRTARNHPPARPAAPRTARPSTKTAAGFAALAAIGPATWGTTYVTTTELLPPDRPLLAAALRALPAGLILLALTRRLPSGDWWWKAAVLGILNFGAFFPLLFFGAYHLPGGVASTISAVMPLLVAGFGIGVLKVRPTRRTLLAGLVGVAGVALLVLRGSATVDLAGIAAMLTATTLMALAVVLSKRWGRPEGTSLLALTGWQLTAGGLVLAPIALTAEGLPDHFTGANVAGYTYLGIIGTALAYALWFRGIERLPASSVSFLGLTNPVVATLAGLVILGQTLTVWQVAGLVLVLGSVVLGQARRQTPRA, from the coding sequence GTGGGGGACCGTCATGTCCGATACCAGGATCAAGAGCACCAGCATCAACACACCGCGCCGGACGCAGACTTCCACCGTGGAACAGAACGTCGAACAGCCCGCAACCACCCCCCGGCCCGCCCCGCGGCCCCCCGCACCGCCCGCCCCTCCACCAAAACCGCCGCAGGCTTCGCCGCGCTCGCCGCCATCGGCCCCGCCACCTGGGGCACGACCTACGTCACCACCACCGAACTCCTCCCCCCGGACCGCCCGTTGCTCGCCGCCGCCCTCCGCGCGCTGCCCGCCGGGCTCATCCTGCTCGCCCTGACCCGGCGGCTGCCGAGCGGCGACTGGTGGTGGAAGGCCGCCGTCCTCGGCATCCTCAACTTCGGCGCCTTCTTCCCGCTCCTCTTCTTCGGCGCCTACCACCTGCCCGGCGGCGTCGCCTCGACGATCAGCGCCGTCATGCCACTGCTCGTCGCGGGCTTCGGCATCGGCGTACTGAAGGTGCGGCCCACCCGACGCACACTGCTCGCGGGCCTCGTCGGCGTCGCGGGCGTCGCCCTCCTCGTCCTGCGCGGCAGCGCCACGGTCGACCTCGCGGGCATCGCCGCGATGCTGACGGCGACCACGCTGATGGCCCTCGCCGTGGTGCTCAGCAAGCGGTGGGGCCGCCCCGAAGGCACGTCGCTGCTCGCCCTCACCGGCTGGCAGCTCACCGCGGGCGGACTGGTCCTCGCGCCCATCGCCCTCACCGCCGAGGGCCTCCCGGACCACTTCACCGGGGCCAACGTCGCCGGATACACCTACCTCGGCATCATCGGCACGGCCCTCGCGTACGCCCTCTGGTTCCGCGGCATCGAACGCCTCCCCGCCTCCTCCGTCTCCTTCCTCGGCCTCACCAACCCGGTCGTCGCGACACTCGCCGGCCTGGTGATCCTCGGGCAGACGCTCACCGTGTGGCAGGTGGCCGGACTGGTCCTCGTCCTGGGAAGCGTGGTGCTCGGCCAGGCCCGCCGCCAGACACCCCGCGCATGA
- a CDS encoding collagen-like protein, translated as MTQLERLLAHRWRTVFLVCVLLALSGVAAILWARIDAGDRRADQFATEADRRGEAVSTLARDVRTLRAQVRAHGDTPAAPDPSDAIDDLLGRVKVPAGTPGEDGKPGEKGAQGNGGQQGEAGEQGDAGERGDRGPQGEPGEPGAPGASGEPGKPGEPGAAGQDGRTGDQGQTGPMGPAGPPGTDGAAGPAGPRGERGEKGDRGEKGEPGSACPDGYSLQAPADDPDALVCRRANNGPTGPAPALTLLAALPPQRRRLQDH; from the coding sequence GTGACCCAGCTCGAGCGACTCCTGGCCCACCGCTGGCGCACCGTCTTCCTCGTCTGCGTGCTGCTCGCCCTCTCCGGCGTCGCGGCCATCCTCTGGGCGCGGATCGACGCCGGGGACCGCCGCGCCGATCAATTCGCGACGGAGGCCGACCGGCGCGGAGAGGCCGTCTCCACCCTCGCCCGCGATGTACGCACCCTGCGCGCCCAGGTCCGTGCGCACGGCGACACCCCCGCCGCACCGGACCCCTCCGACGCCATCGACGACCTGCTGGGCCGGGTCAAGGTCCCCGCCGGCACCCCCGGCGAGGACGGGAAGCCCGGCGAGAAGGGCGCGCAGGGCAACGGCGGACAGCAGGGCGAGGCCGGAGAACAGGGCGACGCGGGGGAGCGCGGCGACCGGGGCCCCCAGGGGGAACCGGGCGAACCGGGTGCACCCGGTGCCTCCGGAGAGCCGGGAAAACCCGGTGAGCCGGGCGCGGCGGGGCAGGACGGCCGCACCGGTGACCAGGGGCAGACGGGACCGATGGGACCGGCCGGGCCGCCCGGTACGGACGGCGCCGCCGGGCCGGCGGGCCCCCGTGGCGAGCGGGGTGAGAAGGGCGATCGGGGCGAGAAGGGCGAGCCGGGGTCCGCCTGCCCGGACGGGTACAGCCTCCAGGCGCCCGCCGACGACCCCGACGCCCTGGTCTGCCGCCGCGCGAACAACGGCCCGACAGGACCAGCCCCCGCCCTGACCCTCCTGGCCGCGTTGCCGCCCCAACGACGCCGCCTGCAGGACCACTGA
- a CDS encoding MFS transporter — protein MPHNPYSRLFAIPGATAFTLGNLVARLPMGMFSVSAVIMISGARGSYALAGAVTATGLAATAVVAPWTARLVDRHGQARVAVPATLIAALGSLSLVLCVRYGAPDWTLFASYAATATTPNTGGMSRARWAHLLKGDAQAVHTANSFEQAADELCFMLGPVLAAFLCGALFPQAGTVIGVILLVTGVLVFAAQRATEPPPQGRRDRTDTSAAAKSLLRARGIPALLIGFLATGAVFGSLEVVTIAYADGQGHKSAAGPVLALQAAGSCAAGLVYGAVEPRGSLGRRHVLCAAAMAGLMPLPLLAAVSTGSLIVLAGALLCAGMATAPAMVTAMTLVQHRTPEGRLNEGMTLAVTGILGGIACGAAGGGWAVEHLGTAASYGVPVAAACCALLLSSAQACATSTRARPRRRRPAPPHVSNAA, from the coding sequence ATGCCCCACAACCCGTACTCCCGCCTCTTCGCGATACCCGGCGCCACCGCCTTCACCCTCGGCAACCTCGTCGCACGGCTCCCCATGGGCATGTTCAGCGTGAGCGCCGTCATCATGATCTCCGGCGCCCGCGGTTCGTACGCCCTGGCCGGCGCCGTCACCGCGACCGGCCTCGCCGCGACCGCCGTCGTGGCGCCCTGGACGGCGCGGCTCGTCGACCGCCACGGCCAGGCACGCGTCGCGGTCCCCGCCACCCTGATCGCCGCGCTCGGCTCGCTCTCCCTGGTGCTGTGCGTGCGCTACGGAGCGCCCGACTGGACGCTGTTCGCGTCGTACGCCGCCACCGCCACGACGCCCAACACCGGCGGCATGTCACGGGCCCGCTGGGCACACCTCCTCAAGGGGGACGCGCAGGCCGTGCACACCGCGAACTCCTTCGAGCAGGCCGCCGACGAGCTCTGCTTCATGCTCGGTCCCGTCCTCGCCGCGTTCCTGTGCGGCGCGCTCTTTCCGCAGGCGGGCACCGTGATCGGGGTGATCCTGCTGGTGACCGGCGTCCTCGTCTTCGCCGCGCAGCGGGCGACGGAGCCCCCGCCACAGGGCCGTCGGGACCGTACGGACACGTCCGCCGCGGCGAAATCGCTGCTCCGCGCGCGCGGGATACCCGCCCTGCTGATCGGCTTCCTCGCCACGGGTGCCGTCTTCGGGTCGCTCGAAGTCGTCACGATCGCCTACGCCGACGGGCAGGGGCACAAGTCGGCCGCGGGTCCGGTCCTCGCCCTCCAGGCCGCGGGTTCCTGTGCGGCCGGGCTCGTCTACGGAGCCGTGGAACCGCGCGGGTCACTCGGCCGCCGTCACGTCCTGTGCGCCGCCGCGATGGCGGGCCTCATGCCGCTGCCGCTGCTCGCGGCGGTGTCGACCGGGTCGCTGATCGTCCTCGCCGGGGCGCTGCTGTGCGCGGGGATGGCTACGGCCCCCGCGATGGTCACCGCCATGACGCTGGTGCAACACCGCACCCCCGAGGGCCGGTTGAACGAGGGCATGACCCTCGCCGTGACCGGCATCCTCGGGGGCATCGCCTGCGGCGCGGCGGGCGGCGGCTGGGCGGTGGAGCACCTGGGCACCGCCGCGAGCTACGGCGTGCCGGTCGCCGCCGCCTGCTGCGCCCTGCTGCTCAGCAGCGCGCAGGCTTGCGCCACGAGCACTCGAGCTCGGCCCCGTCGCCGCCGTCCCGCTCCACCGCACGTGTCGAACGCGGCGTGA